A segment of the Aureliella helgolandensis genome:
TCGTCAAACGCTATCAGGCGAAACTGCAAGGCAAGGGACGCATGCGAATTCCGCTCGACTATCTGCCGTCGACCGACGAAGCGCGGAACATCATGCTGGCGACATTGGGGCAGGCTGATGGATATGCCAGTGATCTCAGTCCGAATTACAACGTCAGCCTGCTGACGTACACGACGGAATCGCTGATGCGAGTCTGGGCGATTCTCCAGATCCTCCCTGAGGGAGAAAGTCCGGATTCGCTGCTTGACACTCAGGCATCAGAAACCGTCCGCTTTGTCATGATCGTGCCACCAGCCAGACCGACCTTGGGGCCATTTGAAGGAGCCTATAGTCTGGGCAAAGTCGAACTTGTCGCAATGTGTCTGCAGGGTTCGAGTGCCCAGCCCCTCTGGAAGGCGAATGGCGAGCCATGCACTGACGAATTGATTCCGGAACGCGGAGGATCGAGTTCAGCCGCTGGTAAGGTCATCAAGGAAATTGCGATTCGCGTTCGAAGTGAAACGAACCTCGCCTCGAAACCTCGCCTCCGATTCGCGCCAGAGGCACGTATCGCCGCAATGGGCGGTTCCTTTTTCCCGCCGGACACGAAGCGAGAACACGCCATGCTGATTCAAACGATTGCCTGCCCGCCAGAGGCACTGGAAACCAACGTCGAAGTCGGCATTGCGGATGGCGACTGGAAAACTAGGCTGACGTTCGCTCGCCATCCAAGACAGCACCACTTCAGCGGATCTCAATCCGGCGGTCCGGATGGATTGTGGGAAGGTGTCGTGCGAACCACGGAGTCGTCCGGTGATTCCGTGCCACTGGCTTTTAGCTTTTCGAATCGAGACGACCATGAAACGAGACTTGTGTACGAAAAAACAGATGGCACCATCGTCCCGCTCAAGGGCGATGGTACCGACGGCGGGCATGGATTGACAAACTCGCTGACGACTCTCCGTGTCGACGAATTTGAAAGCATCGAGGAGTTCCATGTTCAGTGCCGGCGATACGAATGGCTTGAATTCAAGAACGTCTCGTTGCAGCTAGGCCATCGTACGAACGTCGAAGTGTACAGCACGTACTGAGTACCCACCAGGTATAGATTGAACGAGGAACAAGTGCCTCACCAATTTCAAACAACGCACTGGACTCAGGTCGTCGCGGCTCGCGGAAAATCTCCCGAAGCCAGGCAAGCGTTGCGTTCGTTGTGCGAGATCTACTACGCACCCGTTGAAATGTTCGTGCAGCGTTACTTCGCCAAGGCGGTTGTCACACCAAAGGACGAGGCCCGCGACCTGACTCACGAGTTCTTTGCGAGACTGCTGGAAGGGCACAGCCTCGACAACGCCGACCGCACGCGAGGCCGCTTTCGAAGTTACCTGCTCGGTGCAGTCAAGCATTTTCTCGCCGACTATCGAGACCGTGAGCAAGCTCTCAAACGCGGCGGAGCTCAGCGAACTCAGTCGCTGTCCACGTCGCCCGATTCGTCGAAGCCCGAATCAGCGGAATCCTCGATCGACGTCGCCGACCCGGACGGCTTTCCACCGGATGCGTATTTCGATCAGCAATGGGCACTTGCGGTTGTGCAGCAGGCGATCGACACGCTCCGAGCCGAAGCGGAGTCAGACGGGCAGCTCGCGAGATTCGACGTGCTGCAGAGGTGGCTTGTAACTCCGTCCAATCACCACACCGCCGTCGACGCCGCCCGCTCACTCAACCTGTCAGACGGAGCCTTCAAAGTTGCCGTCCACCGTCTGCGCAAGCGATTTCGTCAGGTCGTCGTCGCGAGAATCACTACAACTGTGGACGACCCCGTGGAAGTTCAGGACGAGCTCAACTACCTGATCAACGCCATGTAGCATCGGTCGTTCAATCCAACCTGTGTAGGTCTGATCGGCCGAAAGAAGTGTGTGCATGTAAGACCGAAACCGCTGATGAAGTCACTCTGATGACGTGATCTGACGCTTTTCGTCCCGCAGCCTTGCGTACCGAAACGTACTCCGGTCGACAACCGACAACCCCGGCATTAGATAATCCGACGTCGTTGCGCACTCATGACGAACCGTCATTCACTGAAAGCCCATGTCACGCCCTCCTGTGCGCGCTGGACAATTTATGCTTATATCCATTTGACTTCTGTCGAAAACGAAGTTTTTTTCGAACGATGCGATGCTTCTGTTTCTCCGTATTACGCGTATCGACGCAACTAAACCACGACAAAAGTTTCGAGAGCATGATGCATCCGACAGCACGAACCCAGTTTCTGAAATCGCATCGGTTGCCAATACTAGGGAAGTAGATAGCTATGTTCTACGAAACCTATTAGCGGATTGCTTACGGTGGTAATAGCTTGGTCGATAGGTTCCACCTGGACTTAATAGATCCAGTTGTTGCCAAAGTCAAACCAGTAGCCAAAGAGCACGCTTAATAACGGCCTGCGTAACAAACTATTTCAGCGTTGGCTGGTGGGGTTCGACGGTCACGGACAGCTTGGTGGTTTGTCCCGCAATGCGCTCAAAGCCAACTTCGCCTAAATTGTTGCCCTCGGCAGATGGAAACTGGAAGTCGGGGTGTTGCAAGACGGCCGAGTTACCGCCAATAGCATCAACTGGAATTCCGCGTAGAATGGCTACGCCGTTGACGACGGGTCGCTGGAGAAACGGCAAGTCCGTCTCGCGGCGAAATCTCGGTTTCCACTGCTGGGGCGGCAAGAGCTGGATGCTGACAAGGTCGACAGAGTTCATGGTTTGTCCTAAATGCGTCGAACCTCCTTTGAAGTATCGCATGTTGGGGAATGAGGAGACAGTGCCCGAGTCGAGCGGACTTCCATCCGGCTTTCGAATGGTAAGTTCGGCCGTCGCGGTAGGCTCCATCTTGACAGTCACCTCGAGCTCCAGTCCGTCGATATCAAACAGCTGTCCCATAACGAATGGTCCGGCGTCAGGGAGCGTCGTCTCCGACACAAAGTCATCACAGACGGCGATGATTTGAATTTGCCCGGAGCGCGGAATCGATGGCAGCACAAACGTCCCGTCGGGGGCGATTGTCGTCCACTCATGCCAGACCAATGACGGCGACTTTTCGCCCCACGCGTCGCCGACGGGCTTGGGTGCGGTGGTGGTAATGATCTTTCCGTTGAGCACCGGTCTCGGCACATTTTCTGATATCCGACCACGGACAATGATTCCGGGGGAAAGCTGCACGCCTCGCAGTTTTACGGCCTGACTGGGGCGGACGCTGAGCGGAAGCAATCCGCTGAATTGGGTCGGGCCATTTTCCTGCGGTGCCACCAACATCGTCTGCCAAATCCCATCATTGACGGCGCTCGTCCGTCGCCCGCCATCTCCTGTAGCGGCCCAAAACTCGGGAGCATACGGACCGGCCATCACGACGCCGAAATCGGTCACAGCCCCGCCGTCGTCGTCCACGGCCCAAAACTGCAATTCACAGCCTTTTTTCAGTTGCACTTCCGCTTCAGCAGCTGGCTTATCCAAGTCTGGGCCAAGCTCAAAGTCGACGACTTCCTGCACGTAGTCGCTGTGCCGAACCACGAATGTGACGAGCTTGGTAGTCAACGAAACGGTTCCGATTTGGAGTCTCGCCGGATAGCGAATGGCCGCTACGCCGGCTGCATCGCTAAAGTAGTCCTTAGTCGGCCCTAAAAGCTTCTCATCCCAGAAGCCGTGCCCCTGGATTTCGACAGTCCGCATGGCATACGGCCTGACGGCGGCACCCATCACCGGTTCCCCGTCGGCCCCCCGCAGGATGACTCGAATTTCGGTCATCGAATCGGCAGGACTGATTGTTTCGGAATCGTCGCCGCGGGCTACGCCAACGAAAGTCAGCAGCAATACAAACGCAAGGCGAATAGGTCGAAAGACTTGCATGAGCATTGAAAGTCGCTTTGTATTGTGCCCCAGACTTGGTTGGCTCAGTTGCCAGATAAGTGGAACATTCTAGCTCATTGCCGTCCCATGTCAAAAATTGTGACCAAGGTTGAACCAACAGTGGTGATTCAGAAACCGATACTCAGGATTTCCTCGGTCACGGCCTCCTTAGGCACTTCGCGGCAACACAATTCGTTACGTTGGAAACGGCGGAATAGTCGTCAAATTCGGCGAGGACACTAACGTCTTGAGTTTTCATTTCGATCCTCTCGTGCATTTCAGCTTTGCTAAGAATGGCAAGACATATCGAGAATACCCTAGGTTCGTGTGATTATCTCAGTCGATACAATTGGAAGAATGGCAACGCGACTTGGTTCCATCAGAATTGCTAGGCAAAAGTGTCTTACGAAGGATCTGTGTGACAAACTGCAAAAAGAGATTAATCGCGACTCTGTTTAGCGACCACTAGATTTGCCGGACGCATTGCCTCAACAGAAAGATACCGAATTCGCCCCCTATGACCTTCTAACAAAGGCAACGCTTAGCGATTTCCCAATCCCCTAATTACTCAGAAGAGTGTCCTATTTCGGAATCTTCATTGATTGAGGCAACACGTCCGGCAAATCTAGTGGTCGCTATTTACTCGCCTCTTGCCATAGACGCGAGACGCTCAAGCGGCTTACGCCTGGCGACTTCGGCTTCACCACAGACATTTGTCGAGTGCTGACCCCAGACATCAACGCTTGAATTGGAATGCCCCCGTTTGCTGTACCAAGGGTTATGAAAGGTTTGTTTAGGAAACAAGTAACGGTTCAGGTTGTTCGCTGTGCTGAGCGGGGTGTCACGCAGGTCCGCTGGAGCGCCCTGGTACCGGATGACACCGCAGGGAAGCATAGCGAAAGGGGGAGCATGGCGAAGGGTTGCGGGTCGTTTCGGTAAAATTTTCCGGTCCCCTGCACGCGGATACTCCCGCGCCGGTTGGCATGATCCACGAAGACGAGTTCGCCCCGATAGGAATTCGCCTTTTCCAGCGGGTGGAATTTCTCCGGCTCGGGGCGGAACGGCTCGTCTGTACTTGCGTTGGATACGATCAGGGAGAGGCCCAGGCAAATCGCCACAAGCCATTACGCAGACAACAAACACCCTTTATTGTGTTCGTCCTCAAACAAAATACTCTTACCAGAATTCAATGCCGCGGTGGCTCACTTCGGCAGGCGTTCAGTTCGCGTGATGCCACTTCTTATACCTCGATCAAGCTGTTGCTGTCGCCGAACGAATTCGTTTCCACTCCCATGCGTTGGGCCATCATGAGCAGCAGATTGCTCATGTGGGCGTCCGTGTTCACCGGGCGGCTGCACGTCTGGTAATGCGCGGTGGTGAGGGTACCGTCCGGTCCGAGCGAGTAGCCTTGGAAGCCGGGGGCCTCTTTATTGAAGTCGAGGTGACTGCCGTGCTTCAGCCCGAGGTCCTCGCCGCCGGCGAGGACCAACGGAAGGTTGGCGTTGCCATGGCTGTGACCGTAGGACATTCCGCTGCCGAACAGTGCCATCGTCGAACCCAGGAGCGGCTGGCCGTTGAGGTCCTTCGTCTCGGCGAGCCGGGTGAGGAAGTAGCTGAACTGCTCGATGGCGAAGGTATCGTAGTTGGTGAGTTTTTCCATGTAGCCCGGGTCGCCGCCGTGGTGGCTGAGCTGATGGCGTGACTCGGTAATGCCAATTTCAGGAATGGCAATGGCCTGGCCCTCGCCGCCGAGGCTGAACGTGGCCACGCGTGTCACATCCGTCTGGAAGGCAAGCACCATCAGGTCATAGACCGTGCGGAAATAGTCGCCCGCCTGGGTTTCGGCGATGTCGCGGTTGGTCCGCTGACGGTCAGCGTCGGATACGGCGGGCAGCGGTGTATCGAGCCACGCATCGGCCCGTCGCGTGCGGATCTCCGCCTCACGCACGGACGTGAGGTATTGTTCCATGCGTCCTTTGTCCGCAGCGCCCATCTTATGCTCGAGCCGGCGCACTTCGGCCAGGTTGTCATCCAGCACGCTGGCTTTGCGGCGCAAGGCTCGCCGCTGGGTTGCGATGCCACCTTTCGGTTCTGCGAACAGCGATGCGAAGATCTCGCTGCAGCGGCGCATCGCGGGGAGCTTGACCCCGTCTGCCGTCCAGGCGAGTGACTCCTGCGTGATGGCGACCTCCATCGAAGAGATTCGCGTGTGCTGCGCGGTGACTTCGGCCATCTTCTGGTCCACGGAGATAGTATTGCGGTCCGAAGGGCCGAGCTTGCCGCCGGTCAGCCAAAGATTAATACAGTTGTGGTGATGCCCGAGAGCACCCGGGTGATGCAGACCGCTGATGGGCGTGATGACTTGGCGGTGCTTCTCCAGAGGCTTCAGCGACCTCGAAAACTGGTAGTCCTTGCCTGACGCGGTGATCTGGTAGTTCAGCGAATGGACGCCGTTCGCCAGGTAGACGAAGGCGCTGCGACGCGGCGTTTCACTCGCCTCTGCAGCCCGGAGTGGGACCATGCATTCCAGCATGGGCAAGGAAATGCAGGTGCCCATTGCTCGCAGGGCGTGGCGGCGGTTGATCAACCAGGACTGGGAGAGGAAGTTCATGGGGAAGCCTTTAGGGGGTAGGGGCAGCTCTGAGCTTTTGAAGGAAGGTGTTGAGCGTGCGTTTGATTTCAATATGTGCGGTGTTCGTTATTTCATAAGTTTCGCGAGGCACATACTACACGTCACATGCCAGGATGAGTTGGTAGCCTCAGTATTTCGGGAAGATGTCGGGAGTCGGGAAGCGGTCTTCGGCGTTGGTTTGGAAGAGGTATTCCTCCCGAGGCAATTGCATCAGGGGCCAGCTCTCAGGCCGGATGCGGACGACTCGCCCGGGGCGGATGCCTTCGATGATGAGTTCGGTCTCAAATCGGATTTGGACGCCGCTGCTACCGAGAGGGATATCTCCAGTTGCCGTGATGACATCGACGATGGTGCCACGGGCGGCCATTTGGCCGGGACCGTAGTGACCGCCCGTGTGCTTCAAGGTATTCTCGGCTCCATTGATTTGTGCCCCGCTGCCTTTCTGGAAGTCGGCGTAGAGGGAGGGGGCCATACCGCCGAACAGGGTCGCAGTCGCAGTGGCGTGGCCGAACTTGCCATACTCGACGGTATCGACCCATGCCGGCATCCAGCGGCTCCGAATGAAGCATTTATGCGTCTCGGTCTGAAGTTGGGCGGCGTGCTGGATGGCGGCGTCGTCCAGCCAAATGTCCGAGATATGAAATTGGGTGAAAGCGCCATTCAAACCATCGCCTGGTGCAGGCCGCCAGGTGATCCCGAGTTGGACGGGCTGCCCATCGAGGGATTTCTTCCCGACGGCGGGCCACGCACCTTCGGCGATCAGGTCCGCGATTACGATACGCTCGCGGCCGCGCCAGAGGCGGGTGGCGGCATCGAAGGTCAGTTTTTCCTCGCTGGACTTGTCGTCTGCGTCTGTCTTCGCTTCGCGACTGGCGACGATCACCCCCTGGTTGTTCTTCAGGGTCACTTCTTTGAGCTTCCAGACCAATCCCTCGCGCTGGCAGTGGCTGGGCTCGTCTTCCAGGAGGAGGACGTGATTCTCGGCAGGTGCGATGCCGGTGCCACGATAATGGCCGGCGTCCACGTCCTTGTTGTTGACCGGCAGCACCGGCACGGCGGAAATCTTCGGGTCGGGTGGGAGGAAAGCCCGGACGTGC
Coding sequences within it:
- a CDS encoding DUF1552 domain-containing protein, producing MNFLSQSWLINRRHALRAMGTCISLPMLECMVPLRAAEASETPRRSAFVYLANGVHSLNYQITASGKDYQFSRSLKPLEKHRQVITPISGLHHPGALGHHHNCINLWLTGGKLGPSDRNTISVDQKMAEVTAQHTRISSMEVAITQESLAWTADGVKLPAMRRCSEIFASLFAEPKGGIATQRRALRRKASVLDDNLAEVRRLEHKMGAADKGRMEQYLTSVREAEIRTRRADAWLDTPLPAVSDADRQRTNRDIAETQAGDYFRTVYDLMVLAFQTDVTRVATFSLGGEGQAIAIPEIGITESRHQLSHHGGDPGYMEKLTNYDTFAIEQFSYFLTRLAETKDLNGQPLLGSTMALFGSGMSYGHSHGNANLPLVLAGGEDLGLKHGSHLDFNKEAPGFQGYSLGPDGTLTTAHYQTCSRPVNTDAHMSNLLLMMAQRMGVETNSFGDSNSLIEV
- a CDS encoding RNA polymerase sigma factor, producing MPHQFQTTHWTQVVAARGKSPEARQALRSLCEIYYAPVEMFVQRYFAKAVVTPKDEARDLTHEFFARLLEGHSLDNADRTRGRFRSYLLGAVKHFLADYRDREQALKRGGAQRTQSLSTSPDSSKPESAESSIDVADPDGFPPDAYFDQQWALAVVQQAIDTLRAEAESDGQLARFDVLQRWLVTPSNHHTAVDAARSLNLSDGAFKVAVHRLRKRFRQVVVARITTTVDDPVEVQDELNYLINAM